The Salinicoccus sp. RF5 region TGGGCTTCTCTGTAGAGAAATAATTTGAATTGACCATAAGGTTAAAGTATTAATACAAACGTGGGAGGATTACCCGCTATAACCACAAGGAGGAATAGTAATGGCTAAGAGAAGTAAAAAGTATCAGGCAGCTCTCGAGAAGTTTGATCAAAATGCGTCTTACAGCGTAGAAGAAGCAGTCAAACTTGCCAAAGAGACAAGCACTGTAAACTTCGATGCTTCTGTAGAAGTAGCATTCCGCCTGGGTATTGATACGCGTAAAAACGATCAGCAGATCCGTGGAGCAATCGTACTGCCGCACGGTACTGGCAAGTCACAGCGTGTATTGGTATTCGCTAAGGGCGACAAGGCGAAAGAAGCAGAAGCAGCAGGTGCAGACTACGTAGGAGAACAGGACTACATCCAGAAGATCAATAATGGATGGTTCGACTTCGATGTCATCGTAGCTACACCAGATATGATGGGTGAGGTCGGCAAGCTCGGCCGCGTGCTCGGACCAAAAGGTCTCATGCCGAACCCTAAAACAGGCACTGTAACAATGGATGTTACTAAAGCCGTTGAAGAGATCAAAGCAGGTAAAGTTGAATACCGTGCAGAAAAATCCGGTATCGTCCATGCAGCGATCGGCAAGGTTTCCTTCGATGATGAGAAGCTCGCCGACAACTTCAGGGCGATTGCTGATGCACTCACAAAAGCGAAACCGGCTTCTTCAAAAGGCACCTACTTCAAATCCGTGGCACTGTCTTCAACAATGGGGCCTGGTGTCAAAGTTGATCTGAACGAAGTAAGGGTCTAATTTCAATACTTGATTGGATATTGACAACTGCAGCTGTATTGTGTATAGTTGCAGTTGTATTTTAATATTCCCTAAGACAGTAGGAGCACCCTGTGCTTAAAACCCGATCCTACCGAGGCAAATGATGACGACTTGAATTCATATTGAATATTCAAGCACTTTTTGCCGTGGGTAAAAGGTGCTTTTTTAATGCACCGGATACACAAAAATTATGGAGGTGTAACTATGTCAAATGTGATTGAAGCTAAAAAGCAGCACGTGGATGTCATTTCCGACCAGCTCAAGAACTCTGTATCTACAGTGCTTGTAGACTACCGTGGCCTGTCTGTAT contains the following coding sequences:
- the rplA gene encoding 50S ribosomal protein L1 gives rise to the protein MAKRSKKYQAALEKFDQNASYSVEEAVKLAKETSTVNFDASVEVAFRLGIDTRKNDQQIRGAIVLPHGTGKSQRVLVFAKGDKAKEAEAAGADYVGEQDYIQKINNGWFDFDVIVATPDMMGEVGKLGRVLGPKGLMPNPKTGTVTMDVTKAVEEIKAGKVEYRAEKSGIVHAAIGKVSFDDEKLADNFRAIADALTKAKPASSKGTYFKSVALSSTMGPGVKVDLNEVRV